The following are encoded together in the Trachemys scripta elegans isolate TJP31775 chromosome 7, CAS_Tse_1.0, whole genome shotgun sequence genome:
- the LOC117880505 gene encoding dual specificity protein phosphatase 13-like — protein MTMAEGDVLLAKDPEGSETCTAEVPTVKDIEQLLNTGLSSCNHTDEVWPNLFLGDLVTAHNRFGLWKMGITHVLNAAHGTMFCQGGQDFYGTTIDYYGIPAYDLPDFDISQYFFSAAEFIHKALNTPGAKILVHCAVGISRSASLVLAYLMINHHLPLIKAIKAVKEHRWISPNRGFLKQLRNLDIQLRQTRGC, from the exons ATGACAATGGCTGAAGGGGATGTGTTGCTCGCAAAGGACCCTGAAGGTTCTGAGACATGTACAGCTGAGGTCCCTACAGTGAAAGACATAGAGCAGCTTTTGAATACTGGATTATCTTCTTGTAACCACACTGATGAAGTATGGCCTAACCTCTTCTTAGGAGACCT AGTTACAGCTCACAACAGATTTGGTTTATGGAAGATGGGCATTACCCATGTTTTAAATGCTGCCCATGGCACAATGTTTTGCCAAGGAGGCCAAGACTTTTACGGCACTACCATTGATTACTATGGCATACCAGCCTATGACCTTCCAGACTTCGACATAAGCCAATACTTTTTCTCTGCAGCAGAGTTTATACATAAAGCCTTGAACACACCAGGAG CTAAAATTTTGGTGCACTGTGCGGTTGGAATAAGCAGGTCAGCTTCTTTGGTGTTGGCATATCTCATGATAAATCATCACCTCCCGTTGATCAAAGCCATCAAAGCAGTGAAGGAACATCGATGGATTTCACCCAATAGAGGGTTTCTAAAACAGCTGCGAAATTTGGACATTCAGCTACGGCAAACAAGAGGCTGTTGA